In Modestobacter versicolor, a single genomic region encodes these proteins:
- the pth gene encoding aminoacyl-tRNA hydrolase → MSEGPFLVVGLGNPGPGYAGNRHNVGAMVLAELASRAGVRLSAGKGPRARALSGEGRLAGRRVVLAQPLTYMNESGGPVRGLLDYHHLPATDLVVVHDELDIPFEAVRLKRGGGEGGHNGLRSISRSTGTRDYLRVRVGIGRPPGRQDPADFVLKDFSATERKTLDLLVVEAADATELLLERGLEAAQNTVHPRS, encoded by the coding sequence GTGTCCGAGGGGCCATTCCTGGTCGTCGGCCTCGGCAACCCCGGGCCCGGCTACGCCGGCAACCGGCACAACGTCGGGGCGATGGTGCTGGCCGAGCTGGCGTCCCGGGCCGGCGTGCGGCTGTCGGCGGGCAAGGGCCCGCGGGCCCGGGCGCTGTCCGGCGAGGGCCGGCTGGCCGGCCGCCGGGTCGTGCTGGCCCAGCCGCTGACCTACATGAACGAGTCTGGCGGGCCGGTGCGGGGGCTGCTCGACTACCACCACCTGCCCGCCACCGACCTGGTCGTGGTGCACGACGAGCTGGACATCCCCTTCGAGGCCGTGCGGCTCAAGCGCGGCGGGGGAGAGGGCGGCCACAACGGCCTGCGGTCGATCTCCCGGTCCACCGGGACCCGCGACTACCTGCGGGTGCGCGTCGGCATCGGCCGCCCGCCCGGTCGGCAGGACCCGGCCGACTTCGTGCTCAAGGACTTCTCGGCCACCGAGCGCAAGACCCTCGACCTGCTCGTCGTCGAGGCAGCCGACGCCACCGAGCTGCTGCTCGAACGGGGCCTGGAAGCCGCGCAGAACACGGTCCACCCCCGCAGCTGA